In one Pseudomonas sp. SCA2728.1_7 genomic region, the following are encoded:
- a CDS encoding tetratricopeptide repeat protein — MEKYASSPILLSRKIWILTKHFYSTKGTRLTKKLCIGYFTFLTSFIFPIYASAQLSTQQQVAKLQGIKLFNQHKKAEHELRIAAEAGDTEAQFYLAEELRQQTITLNAEALQWYEAAATQGDLYSMIRIGRTDNDLCLTMKNCPIGKKEPKEWLAEATRIAKDKSDRGDAEALYIMYELTAEREWLKKSALAGDAIAQYRMAIGDRQGEGFILPWKRQEIVEHWFLLSAKAGNPKAMMQLFGIYREKGELEQARYWVEKAASIGYEAGVYNYGYFLAVDPKALGFTEDKIKGYALISLLKELDGGGAAQTDVEETLPQISEKMTPTQIQEAEDFATKWKTTHPPLSFFPEKIGF; from the coding sequence AAAGGAACGCGCCTTACAAAAAAATTGTGTATTGGTTATTTCACCTTTTTGACTTCGTTCATATTTCCCATTTACGCGTCGGCGCAGTTGAGCACACAACAACAGGTAGCAAAACTGCAAGGAATCAAGCTATTCAATCAACATAAAAAAGCCGAGCACGAACTACGCATTGCGGCTGAGGCTGGAGATACTGAAGCACAATTCTATTTAGCCGAAGAACTCCGACAACAAACAATAACCCTTAATGCTGAAGCTCTTCAATGGTATGAGGCGGCAGCCACCCAAGGCGACCTTTATTCGATGATTCGAATCGGCCGAACCGATAATGACCTATGTTTGACAATGAAGAATTGTCCAATAGGAAAAAAAGAACCAAAAGAATGGTTGGCTGAAGCGACGAGAATCGCGAAAGACAAATCCGATCGCGGTGATGCGGAAGCCCTTTACATAATGTATGAGTTGACCGCAGAGAGAGAGTGGTTAAAGAAATCAGCACTCGCAGGAGATGCAATCGCCCAATATCGAATGGCTATTGGTGATCGTCAAGGAGAAGGCTTTATTCTTCCATGGAAGCGCCAAGAGATAGTCGAACATTGGTTTTTACTTTCTGCGAAAGCAGGAAACCCTAAAGCAATGATGCAACTTTTTGGTATATATAGAGAAAAAGGCGAACTGGAACAAGCCCGCTATTGGGTAGAAAAAGCGGCGTCGATTGGATATGAGGCCGGCGTCTATAACTATGGCTACTTTTTAGCCGTCGACCCTAAAGCACTCGGATTTACGGAAGATAAAATCAAAGGGTATGCATTAATTTCTCTGCTGAAAGAGCTAGACGGCGGCGGAGCAGCACAAACAGATGTTGAGGAGACACTTCCACAAATTTCAGAAAAAATGACCCCGACGCAGATTCAGGAAGCAGAAGACTTTGCTACCAAGTGGAAGACTACACACCCCCCTCTGTCTTTCTTCCCTGAAAAAATAGGCTTTTAA